Genomic DNA from Filimonas effusa:
ACCCAAAAGCCTCTTCGAAGCCGAAGAAAAAAACGCCGAAGGCTTCGCCAAAGAATGCGCAGTAGTAACCCACTATCGCCTTAAAACCGATCCCAATAACCCCGGCAAACTTATCGTCGACCCCGAAGCAAAACTCGAGGAAGAACTGGTAGTGCGCCCCACAAGTGAAGCCATCATCTGGAACACCTATAAAGGCTGGATCCAAAGCTACCGCGATCTCCCCATCCTCGTAAACCAGTGGGCGAACGTGGTACGCTGGGAAATGCGTACACGCCTCTTCCTCCGCACTGCCGAATTCCTCTGGCAGGAAGGCCATACCGCACACGCTACAAAAGAAGAAGCGATCACAGAAACAACGCAGATGCTCGACGTATACGCCAACTTCGTTGAAAACTGGATGGCACTCCCCGTGGTCAAAGGCGTAAAAACACCCAACGAACGTTTCGCAGGTGCCGAAGACACCTATTGCATCGAAGCCCTCATGCAAGATGGTAAAGCCCTCCAGGCAGGTACTTCCCACTTCCTCGGCCAAAACTTCGCTAAAGCATTCGACGTGAAGTTCAGCGACAGGGAAAATAAACTCGACTACGTTTGGGCTACCAGCTGGGGCGTAAGCACACGCCTTATCGGCGCCCTCATCATGGCCCACAGCGACGACGAAGGCCTGGTTTTACCGCCACGCATCGCTCCAATACAGGTCGTGATCGTGCCTATCTACAAAGGAGAAGAACAAAAAGCACAGATCGATGCCAAAGTAAAAGGCGAGATCGTCCCCGCCCTTAAAGCATTGGGTATCTCCGTTAAATACGACGACAGCGAAAACGCCCGCCCCGGATGGAAATTCGCTGAATATGAAATGAAAGGCGTTCCCGTTCGTATCGCCCTCGGCGCCCGCGACCTCGAAAACAATGTCGCCGAAGTGGCCCGCCGCGATACCAAAGAAAAGAAAGCCTATAGCCTCGACGGCCTCGCTCAACAGATCTCCAACCTGCTGAACGATATCCAGTCGAACATCTATAACAGGGCATTACAATTCAGGAACGAACATATTACCCCCGCAGATACCTGGGAGGAATTCATGGACATACTCGAAAATAAAACCGGCTTCGTGGCAGCACATTGGGATGGCACCGGCGAAACAGAAGA
This window encodes:
- the proS gene encoding proline--tRNA ligase, which encodes MSKEITSRAEDYSKWYNDLVVKSGLADHSAVRGCMVIKPYGYTLWENMRDVLDKMFKETGHVNAYFPLFVPKSLFEAEEKNAEGFAKECAVVTHYRLKTDPNNPGKLIVDPEAKLEEELVVRPTSEAIIWNTYKGWIQSYRDLPILVNQWANVVRWEMRTRLFLRTAEFLWQEGHTAHATKEEAITETTQMLDVYANFVENWMALPVVKGVKTPNERFAGAEDTYCIEALMQDGKALQAGTSHFLGQNFAKAFDVKFSDRENKLDYVWATSWGVSTRLIGALIMAHSDDEGLVLPPRIAPIQVVIVPIYKGEEQKAQIDAKVKGEIVPALKALGISVKYDDSENARPGWKFAEYEMKGVPVRIALGARDLENNVAEVARRDTKEKKAYSLDGLAQQISNLLNDIQSNIYNRALQFRNEHITPADTWEEFMDILENKTGFVAAHWDGTGETEDKIKELSKATIRCIPLDNKAEEGVCILTGKPSAQRVLFARAY